A window of Caretta caretta isolate rCarCar2 chromosome 13, rCarCar1.hap1, whole genome shotgun sequence contains these coding sequences:
- the PNP gene encoding purine nucleoside phosphorylase isoform X1, whose amino-acid sequence MEPAASEERSRYTYEQHKETAEWLLDHTKHRPSLAIICGSGLGGLADLVKDPMVFNYTDIPNFPQSTVAGHAGKLVFGMLAGVSCVVMKGRFHMYEGYPLWKVTFPVRIFRLLGAGTLIVTNAAGGLNRGYQVGDIMVIRDHINMPGLAGTNPLSGPYDERFGPRFPAMSDSYDEQLRGLALAVGRELGYGPSLHEGVYCTVGGPNYETIAECRFLQQLGADAVGMSTVPEVLVARHCGLRVFGFSLITNKAVLEYGTREKANHAEVLEAGRQAALKLERLVSMLVERMKGNGLV is encoded by the exons CAGGTACACGTATGAGCAGCACAAGGAAACAGCCGAATGGCTGCTAGATCACACCAAGCACCGGCCTAGCTTGGCCATTATCTGTGGCTCTGGCCTTGGGGGCCTGGCTGACCTGGTGAAGGATCCAATGGTTTTTAACTACACGGACATTCCCAACTTTCCCCAGAGCACAG TGGCAGGCCATGCTGGGAAGCTGGTGTTCGGGATGCTGGCGGGGGTAAGCTGCGTGGTGATGAAGGGCCGGTTCCACATGTATGAGGGGTACCCACTGTGGAAG GTGACGTTCCCGGTGCGGATCTTCCGCCTGCTGGGCGCAGGGACCCTGATTGTCACCAACGCGGCTGGTGGCCTCAACCGCGGGTATCAGGTGGGTGACATCATGGTGATCCGGGACCACATCAACATGCCCGGACTGGCAGGCACCAACCCGCTGAGCGGCCCCTATGATGAGAG GTTCGGGCCCCGCTTCCCAGCCATGTCGGACTCCTACGACGAGCAGCTACGGGGCCTGGCGCTGGcagtgggcagggagctgggctatGGCCCCAGCCTGCATGAGGGTGTCTACTGCACCGTGGGGGGGCCCAACTACGAGACCATCGCTgagtgccgcttcctgcagcagctTGGGGCCGATGCCGTAG gGATGAGCACGGTGCCCGAGGTGCTTGTGGCCCGGCACTGCGGCCTGCGCGTCTTCGGCTTCTCTCTGATCACCAACAAGGCAGTGCTGGAGTACGGGACCCGGGAGAAGGCCAACCATGCCGAGGTGCTGGAGGCCGGGCGCCAAGCTGCTCTCAAGCTGGAGCGCCTGGTCTCCATGCTGGTGGAGCGCATGAAGGGCAATGGCCTGGTGTAG
- the PNP gene encoding purine nucleoside phosphorylase isoform X2, giving the protein MEPAASEERRYTYEQHKETAEWLLDHTKHRPSLAIICGSGLGGLADLVKDPMVFNYTDIPNFPQSTVAGHAGKLVFGMLAGVSCVVMKGRFHMYEGYPLWKVTFPVRIFRLLGAGTLIVTNAAGGLNRGYQVGDIMVIRDHINMPGLAGTNPLSGPYDERFGPRFPAMSDSYDEQLRGLALAVGRELGYGPSLHEGVYCTVGGPNYETIAECRFLQQLGADAVGMSTVPEVLVARHCGLRVFGFSLITNKAVLEYGTREKANHAEVLEAGRQAALKLERLVSMLVERMKGNGLV; this is encoded by the exons GTACACGTATGAGCAGCACAAGGAAACAGCCGAATGGCTGCTAGATCACACCAAGCACCGGCCTAGCTTGGCCATTATCTGTGGCTCTGGCCTTGGGGGCCTGGCTGACCTGGTGAAGGATCCAATGGTTTTTAACTACACGGACATTCCCAACTTTCCCCAGAGCACAG TGGCAGGCCATGCTGGGAAGCTGGTGTTCGGGATGCTGGCGGGGGTAAGCTGCGTGGTGATGAAGGGCCGGTTCCACATGTATGAGGGGTACCCACTGTGGAAG GTGACGTTCCCGGTGCGGATCTTCCGCCTGCTGGGCGCAGGGACCCTGATTGTCACCAACGCGGCTGGTGGCCTCAACCGCGGGTATCAGGTGGGTGACATCATGGTGATCCGGGACCACATCAACATGCCCGGACTGGCAGGCACCAACCCGCTGAGCGGCCCCTATGATGAGAG GTTCGGGCCCCGCTTCCCAGCCATGTCGGACTCCTACGACGAGCAGCTACGGGGCCTGGCGCTGGcagtgggcagggagctgggctatGGCCCCAGCCTGCATGAGGGTGTCTACTGCACCGTGGGGGGGCCCAACTACGAGACCATCGCTgagtgccgcttcctgcagcagctTGGGGCCGATGCCGTAG gGATGAGCACGGTGCCCGAGGTGCTTGTGGCCCGGCACTGCGGCCTGCGCGTCTTCGGCTTCTCTCTGATCACCAACAAGGCAGTGCTGGAGTACGGGACCCGGGAGAAGGCCAACCATGCCGAGGTGCTGGAGGCCGGGCGCCAAGCTGCTCTCAAGCTGGAGCGCCTGGTCTCCATGCTGGTGGAGCGCATGAAGGGCAATGGCCTGGTGTAG
- the PNP gene encoding purine nucleoside phosphorylase isoform X3: MVFNYTDIPNFPQSTVAGHAGKLVFGMLAGVSCVVMKGRFHMYEGYPLWKVTFPVRIFRLLGAGTLIVTNAAGGLNRGYQVGDIMVIRDHINMPGLAGTNPLSGPYDERFGPRFPAMSDSYDEQLRGLALAVGRELGYGPSLHEGVYCTVGGPNYETIAECRFLQQLGADAVGMSTVPEVLVARHCGLRVFGFSLITNKAVLEYGTREKANHAEVLEAGRQAALKLERLVSMLVERMKGNGLV, encoded by the exons ATGGTTTTTAACTACACGGACATTCCCAACTTTCCCCAGAGCACAG TGGCAGGCCATGCTGGGAAGCTGGTGTTCGGGATGCTGGCGGGGGTAAGCTGCGTGGTGATGAAGGGCCGGTTCCACATGTATGAGGGGTACCCACTGTGGAAG GTGACGTTCCCGGTGCGGATCTTCCGCCTGCTGGGCGCAGGGACCCTGATTGTCACCAACGCGGCTGGTGGCCTCAACCGCGGGTATCAGGTGGGTGACATCATGGTGATCCGGGACCACATCAACATGCCCGGACTGGCAGGCACCAACCCGCTGAGCGGCCCCTATGATGAGAG GTTCGGGCCCCGCTTCCCAGCCATGTCGGACTCCTACGACGAGCAGCTACGGGGCCTGGCGCTGGcagtgggcagggagctgggctatGGCCCCAGCCTGCATGAGGGTGTCTACTGCACCGTGGGGGGGCCCAACTACGAGACCATCGCTgagtgccgcttcctgcagcagctTGGGGCCGATGCCGTAG gGATGAGCACGGTGCCCGAGGTGCTTGTGGCCCGGCACTGCGGCCTGCGCGTCTTCGGCTTCTCTCTGATCACCAACAAGGCAGTGCTGGAGTACGGGACCCGGGAGAAGGCCAACCATGCCGAGGTGCTGGAGGCCGGGCGCCAAGCTGCTCTCAAGCTGGAGCGCCTGGTCTCCATGCTGGTGGAGCGCATGAAGGGCAATGGCCTGGTGTAG